Genomic window (Diorhabda carinulata isolate Delta chromosome 11, icDioCari1.1, whole genome shotgun sequence):
TGAAagtattattacaattaataatgaaatcaaaGTAATATCCATAATAGTTGCAAAGTTTTTAAACTCATCGGGAGTAACAATAGTATAGGAGTTGAGGCTGAGACGACATAAAAGCTGCACACAAAAACGAGAATAGAAATTACAGAAACATTTCACTATTATTGCATAATTGGCTTGGATATTTTATTGGCCGTCTGTCGAGTGcatatattacaatttttgattggAATTTCCtccacaatatttttatatatgagaattgatgcaATGGACGCCTCAACAAAGCAAAACTGGATAAAGTATGGAGATCTAACAGGTTAATGTGAACCATCAAAACATTCcagtatataaaaaagaaagaattgtCTTACATGggatattttttagaatacaATTCTAGcagatatatatttaaaagttCATATATATGGAACCACAATAACCGTTCCCacattttctaagaaaaaaccattttatattatacaatatagTTAAGAAGTTGACCACATGAATATTACCTGGGGATCTGTCAAGATTTTCCCCAACTGTTCGTGCATATGCCAAATCAGCAACGTTTGGAGTTGAATCCAGGAATTTGGTATATTCTGGATGGTAGTGTTTCACATGCATTTGAGCTAAATTTTCTCTCCTGAAATTTTTTCCGCATCCCTCTATTGGACATTTGTAAGCATCATCTTCAAAGAGTATTTTCAGTCCATTCGAATCttctaaaaagaaatataatagatAACAAGTAATCAATCACTAGAGAGTTGGGATTGTACCATCATCTTTCTCTTCTTTATCAGTTTTTACTTCAGGTTGTTCAACTGGTTCTTCAGGTGTAATCAAAGGTGGGGGTTTTTCCTTTTCAGGAGATTTTGTTGGAGTTGTTAGAGCTGGATTTTTCCGTTTCCTCCtcataacaaatgaaaaatcgaacattttttcattcaaattctcATTTGGATGCTCCTCTATATATCTAAGAATTTCTGTCTTTGATCTAAATCTTTTGTTTTCTGGACTAGAAGAAATAAAGCTATTAGTAAATAATAAGAAGGTTCATATCAATAAAATACCTGACAATAATTGTATCCCATTTACCAGCATCACAACCCTTTGTTCTCCTTAATATGTGTTTATTCCAACCTGGCGGAATCCGTGGATCTGGGACAATATAAGACACTTTTGGACCATCTTGAGTATGAAGTGTGGATTCTATTCCAACTGGTTTCCCTTTGTACCAACTGAGTACAATCATAttagtcaaatttttcacaaaagaaatttgataaatttattaaatacacATAGTATACTCGTCTAGCTGAGCAAAAAGGTGGTTTggaaatatatacattttgagaTTGGAAATAGTGGAGGGAAAAAACCAAAATGCCTAAAAGCCACAATAGTTAGCAATAGTTGTGCAAAAATAGCCCAACAGAAACTGtaatggaaaatatgatataCTGGTTATactcatcaaaataattttctttcgttatttcatttattgtaacATTGTCTTCATAGTTTATAGTAGGGTAGTGGACGGCCAAGGACATTTAGGCCATTTGATAGGCCCGTCGTGTCCCATTTGATATTACTACGAGCCAACGTCCTTTGTAAAGCTGATCAagcgctttggcttgaaccttGTGATATCATTAGGCAAGCTGTGAGGCTGGCCTGTGTTTAAACCGCCCTCGTGTGAGTGCTGGGCACTCACAGATAAAGTGGTTTACAGTTTcatcctcctccatgcaccaacgGCACTCTGGATCATTCGTGATGCCCATGGTATGGAGATGGCTTCTTAGATGACCATGTCTGGTGAAAAGTCCAGTCACTAGTCGGATTTCGCGCCTAATTAATTGAAACAgttatttggttaggttagagaAGTTACACCAAGAAAGGGTTCTGGGTCTATGGGTAAGTTCATTGATCCCAGTCTAGTGAATTGGATCTTGCAGCCATCACTCACCAGATTTTGTAGAACTTTCTTGCACTCTAGCACCTATCTATAACACACCATTCCAGCCATTATGGTTTATATGGCCACCCTGCTATCTTAGCCAATTGAAATGACTGTGTTCCTGTGGTATCTATTGAATATCACATGTTCGCATTCCATCACAGGGAATGCCTCGGCTTGGAAGATGGTACCGTGGTCATTCATTCATCCTGGAGTCGTCTGTGTACCAGGTGGCTCCATTTTCTAGTATAGTGGGCTTAGAGTCACTGACCCACTACCCCCCTCCAAGACCTTATTATTAACGGTTACAAGCGCCATTAGGTCACTGCCCATTAAAATGATTGGATATTCACACTTGTCATGCAACCAGATCATTAAATACAAGGGTGGGAGACCCAGTTGGGGCTGTATGTATCAACCCTGGGATACTGAGACACGTGAGGCACTAAACTCTGTCCAGTCGCATCTTgtttttactttctttttaCAGGGCCATCACACAGACACATTATGTGGCCAATGTTATTTAATCCACTTTAACAATGCTTGCTGAATCTTTATATATGCTATGTTGTTCtggtttatttcattttcattaattgtttgaattttttatttcttaatgaaTGGTTGAAATTATCAAGTGTGATACACTGTAATCTTTGACATAATAagcaattttcattttcatgacGTTTGTAGTTAAATAAATGTGTATTCTCTACAGGTAAGTGTTAAAGTAACTAAAGATAAATGAAGAAGAGAACTTTAATTTACTGCATGTGAAtgtattttgtttctaaaaattacaaaagacACATTGGCTATTATACTGTCCTATTATGTATACCGTTACCTATTCAAACTGTTGATAATACTGCTATGCTAATTATTCTAATAGATTTCTCCAAACATGTTAGGTAAATGTAAATGCATAGTTTGCGATGTTTCAATAAGTTGATCATATAGCATTCAGCCGAAGCTTTTGTTTTGGTCAATATAACTAGTATTTGTTCTAAAACATATTGTTATAGAAGGTTTCAAGTTTAGTTAGAATAATAAAGGCCCAAACAGTGAGGATATACTGCCAAAACAGAACCTGTTATAGaggaaaaaaaagagaaaaaggtCAACAATAAGGCAGGTGGATATTGAATAATCATTAAGTATGACATCTATTAGTTACATTAAAAAACTGTATAAGAATCAATTGATGACAATCCTTCAAGCAATgtctgattttttaaaaaactagtGTGGATTAAGAAATCTGGTTAAGCTACTTTCACACACATATTTGAATAACGTatataaatgtcaataattacCTTGGCTTCCagttttcaatatcaattggaGAGGGCTGTACTATTGGCATGTCTTGCTCTATTGGTGATTCTGTTTGAGCTGGAAGTGGAGATTGTACATTAGCTACCGTATTACTTGGTATTTTCTTAACCTTATCTGGTGAAGTTTCTAGTTTAGGTCTTTTTCTAAATAAAGCAGCTAcattcagttttctttttttctctcttCTATCCTGTTTACTACTTTTGATCGGATCAAAAAGAGGACTGGATTGAATTGGTTTGCCTTGAGTTTTACTCATGGATTTAGCTTTAGCAGTTTTAACAAACCCATCATCAAATAATACTTCATACGAatcttaaaaatgaaacaaatagcAACAACATACaacatatattatattatatttatattattatagttatCTATGTTTTAGTATGGATACCTACTGTTTTCCAAAACCTTTGTAACTGTCGCAGGAAATTTTCTAGAATTACTCCATGTGGCTAGACATCTCTCCCCAACAACATAAGTTTCCATTACAGCTGGTTTCTTATCCACGTTGTGTATTATTGGATTTGGATCAATATTAGCAATAGCATCATCAATTTTACTGGTTTCAGTTTTTGGATCTGCATTTTGTAAGGGCCGTAGCCTTGAGCTGTCCATAGATATCCATTCATCATATTTACTTGAATAATTCTCAAAATGTATCAGCACTTCATTTTCGTCgtaatcaatttcaattatcttAGCTGGAAACCATTCATTGTTAAAGTCCAATGCTTCTACTCTGGAATTTATTGAGAAGCTTATTGATGTAGAATTTGATGGAACTAATTTGGTACTTGTTACAGGGTCTTCTTTCAGTTCATTTTTCTCATTACTACTCGAATTTATTTTCTCACTATCAAGAACTTCTTGTTTAATTGAGTCAGTTGGTAATTCTTGCTTAGTATCTGGTGTAGCTGTATTATCATCTACAGGTTCTTCCTTTATATGCACCGGTTTTTCTTTCTTTGCCTCAGCTTTAATAGCTTCCAATTTTGATTTGTCCCATGGAAACACACTTGGTAGCACACCCTGTTTCAGCATATATTTTTTACCTTTAAAGTTACAGAAATCGGCTCGTAAAAAATGTCTGGAGCATACATAAAGaacttttacaaatttcttaTCTTCAGGAATTCTGCATAACGATAACCATTTGGGTCTTATATCCAAATGTGGAGGAACTTTATGAAATGTTACTCCAACATCTTGGGGGCGATTAGAATCAGATTGACAACTTTCCACATTGCATTTGCGTcccatttttatattatttattaattccaactttattttgatttcttgaATTTGTTAGGTAAATATAGTATAGTCCACTgattaacaaattattattgaaattcaaattaagtATGTCACTAAACACTTGTCACTGCCACTTGTCTTTGTTTAAGTAGAGTTCACAGACCAGGTCTGTGGTAGAGTTGTTACATGGGGAAGATAGAGGTTCCGGATTAGACAAAGCGTATAAGAAACAACTAatgcaattttttaaaactccaTTCTCAATTATATcaagaatagaagaagaatagAATCAATACATAAATATCATTAGTCTCCAACAACAATGTGATTTTTTCTTGTCattgtatttataataagtTTTGATGGCAATCATAGATAAAGACTGCTGAGTCTATTCAAGTTGTCCCAATGTTAGAAAGAAATAGCTAGTTTAACGAACTGTGCGATGATTAGTGTGAAGCAAGATAAGGGAATAGAGAAATATAACGGTGGAAGGACTAcgatacaagaaataaaaaggaaCGTTTAATAGAGTAATCTTCTTTGTATCATTCTAATATGGGAATacgaattttattgaaaacgcAGCCTAGTATTACTTTGTTTATGGAAATAGTGATCCTGCCTATTATAATTATCTACGATATGTCAGTGAAATGCTAAGCGATTAGTGCTTTTAGGAAACATGATCCTTGatcaaataaatcattcatCAGCTATTTTTAATCCTAGccatagagaaaatatttatcttttcgTTTCGAAGTttcgaatttataatttgtttgaaaagcTTTTCAATTTTAGTTTGGTGTGttaatatttctatgattcttcAAATTAGTATCTTTCTATTTTTCGGTGTTTATAGACTACTATTTAAGTGTAAAATTGATAACGCATTTATAACTTTGTAGTTTTTCTGCTCATTTAGACCCTAATTCAGTTGTGTAATAGGTTTTAAGtgttttgataattattttcatgtgAAAATTCCATCTCGTCAACTTATAGCTTGTTATAACTCTATGATCCTATTAGCTTCTGAACGATAATGAACGTGATCTGGATTAATTCCCGAACATTCAGTTCATGATTGGGCTAACTCGatcatagtttttgaaaaaccgtagtatatattttgttctataactgatatgatttgagtcgatgaaataatttaataattatttctcatatatagcTAAAATGAATAGTAATATTAGAGCTGTAAGTGTTGACGATTTATTTCTTTCAGTTGAATATGTACATATAACCTTCATGTTAGTGCCTAGACACTTTAGGCATTAACGAACATTATACAGTTTTGCTGAAATAATCTGTAGGGAATGTATGTAAATGTGTAATTTTATTAAGATTGCCCTTGTGAATATATTAATTGGCAATCCTCCAAGGTGTATGTTTTTATACTTGACATTTATATAATACCtaaatattgtgaaatatatcaataactACTTACAAAGTCTCGTGAATAAtggtaatttattattttttttttcagataagcAGTGCtggaaacttttttctaaagaaatctATATCAAAAGTACCAAACGTTTTTGTTCGATTTCAGCAAAATCTTGAATCATCGCACAAAGTGAACAATctggaaagaaaatttttagtatggaCTGGCAAGTATAAAAATGTTCAAGAGGTGCCCGCTTTTGTTAGTCAAAGTACCATGGAAAGATGTAGAAACCGAATGAGAATAAAAATAGCTAATTACATGATGCTTGCTACAGCAATTGGGTGTATTTTAATGGTTTATATGGGAAAAAAAGATGCCAAGAAAGGAATTACTTTAAGTCAGCAAAATAGAGAATGGCATGCTCAAATAAAAGAAGAGGCTGAAAAGACGGCATCTAAATGATagattttattacatattttttgtatagaagTTAACTAGAATTTTAAAGAAAGTTACTAATTATTATCACTTTGAATTATAAACGAAAACTTATTATATGactttttgtttatcaaaaattgaaaatttttaggaaGTCTAGATGCAATTTACAGTTTATAATGgcaataaatttaatacataatgaatttttgtggTTGTTTAAaggtttattttgatataatagtGTTTATTATTGTCTGTGTATTAactgattatttatttttaaattgatgtgcaatccaaactttttttttgggAATTATATATTTACAGCCATGGAAcaggaaatttattttgttaattacatACATAGAAtactaaatatttctataattgaactaactaaatttttttctgtttctccattcgttaatatttatctcaacaTTAAAAACACCTCGTAAGCTATTCCACTTGAGTTAACTATTATAACGCTTTGGACTAAGTGGAATGAGCTCAGACTTTGTATAGCTTTTTTCCCTTATTACACTATTTTTTGTATCTTCTTTTATTGTTCCATCTTCCGACATAATGCTTCCTATGTATTTGAATTGTCTACATCGTCCAACCCTATTTATTTGCATCTCGGGGTCTCCTTGTGTGCTTCCTACTTGCAGATATTCtgtttttgacatattcatagtGAAACTCCATTTTGCATCTTAGTCGTCCAATTTTCTCATCATATAATCTGCATCTTCCTCGTCGTAAGCGAAAATTAGAGTTGTTATGCATGTATCCTTTATCTCAATTTCCATTCTTGCAGTTTTAGTTCTCCATCAACTAGCTTGTagaatgtatattttaaataatgttggTGATAAACAGCACCTTTGTCTCAAACTTTTCGAATGCGAAAATGGTTTCGATATGGTATTTACCAACTTGACTACACATTTTGACTTTCTGTATATGTTATGAATAGCTCGAACATAAGCTTTGTTGGTATCAgattttgttaatatatcaAACAGCTCTTCAGCGGCACTGTGTCGTAAACCTTTTCGAGATCGACAAATACAATGTGAGCGGTATATTAAATGATTAAACTtgtcaaatttgtttatttgttggAGTctgttacattattttttgttatttgaatcattcgattttgtagtttttctcaACATAAATTTAAGCGATATTTAATTACTCTGTACGTTAATCCATATTCAGAAATTAAGTTGAGTTGATTTGATTTCATTAGAAACCAAGCTATCAGTGTATTGATAATGATGTAAAAGTTTAAAAtggtattttataaaaatttcgcttcataaataacaatattagtGGTAACCTCAGATAAATTGGCAAATCTCATGTTAATTCTAAACTCAAAACGATCAgctgaattattttcaatattatttttacttctaTTTATTCGTTGGATGGATCTTTAGGTGGAGTCCAAATAACTCTTTCTGTAACCTCAATCCAAATACTCTTgaaatcgataatttttggaaacattAGTATCTAGAAGACTTTGACAtgttcatatatattttataaggcATTTTgcattattatagtttttttatgcCGTTTCCAGGACATAGAAATCGGGGAGTCGCACTTGGTTTTGTACAGAACAATGTTTAAGACTAAGATATACATAATTATAAGTTTTATAGTGTATTTGCAAGGTATTCAGCTGCATTTTATAGATTTGTAATATAAGTATGTCAAATATACTTACCATAACTTAGGAAAATTGAAGTCTATGagataactttttttaattaatgtaaTAGATACCTACTACAATTCTTGTAAGCCTATTAGAAGTTCTTAAGcccaaattttaagtatattgcataaaataattaaaaatttcttttgccCCATACTATTTAGTAACTTTTTCAAGCTTCGAATTTAAACATACGAATAATTGAgtcattttttaataaccatTATTAAACAATCTAAAACTAAAAGTGATTCATGTTCAAGTTGAAAACTGAAcagtaaattcatttttcaaaatgttatctGTACTAACCTTTTATCAAGACTCTCATTAGTTAATCATAATTCaggtttctttttctttttaagtGCTTGTTCGCTCCTCTCATAGGTACTTCCATGATTTCAATGCAGTGTATCTTACTTTAGGTTTTGTATACCATTTTTTAACATACATTTTCACATTTGATCTGCTTATTCGTTAATTTTGTACTCATGTTAACCTATGGCAAGCTTTTGTACTTCAAGGTATGGAGATTCGTTTCAATTAGTGCCAgaaatgatttttcatacatCCTCTTTTCCACATACGTGGTGACGCAACAGAACGTGCATATTGCATCATTTTTGCGGGGTAGAAAGCTTTGCGCACGATCACTTTACGATAAATATAGTTCTTACATAGTTTACAAATATTATGAATCTGGGCTTCAGCGAATTAGTgctaatttaattaaaatatgggtAAAGCCTTTTCAAGATATTGGTTCAACGTTCATTCCACAAGAAAAAGGTCGTACTAGGACTGATGACAATGTTGAGAGTATTATGCAGTCTGTACGAGTAGATCAAAGATTGTCTACTCACAATAGATCATTTGTCTTACAGTTATCGTGATTAAGTTCGCAAAAACTTTCAAACTGATTTCATACAATTCACACAAGGATGGAAAAAATGTGATTTCAGAGAGTgtctagaattttttaataaaatacttaatCGATTTCCCAATTTTGACTATATTCTTTTCTCTAATGAGACCAATTTCCATATCAGtggttttagaaacaaattaaatCCAAACTTAAGTACCAGAAACCACTGCTTAGTCCTAAAGTGACATTATGGGCAGCAATCTTGAGTAAAGGAATAACGAACGCTACTTTGCGATGTTCCTAGGTAGAATCATTTCGAAAAGTGGTGATATTTTATGGCCCTCTTGACGTTTATGTGGGGATACCTCAAACATAAAGTCTACAGTAATAATACGAGAAATATCGACCAGCTCAAGAATATCAGTGGTGATTTGGCTACAATTACGTCTGCATTACTGAAgaaagttttcaataatttccgtTCGCGGTTAGAAGAGTGCCGTCGTAGAGAGGGTCATAATTTAGATGGtgttaattcaaaaaaataaacagtacTTCGAAATGGCCTTAAATGTTACGGCGTAAGAGTTTTTGGGAGATacatgaaacaaaaacaataacacttaaaaaatttgttttatttttgttacaccttggaaattttacaatttaatcaACTATTTTCCTAATAacttgttattattattacatatattagAAATAACTTATAAATTAGTGAATACAGTCGTtgttaataattaattcaattattaggaaaaaagtttattttaatgcTGGCCTATTACAGCCATTTTTTACGGACCATTCAAACACATATTTAAATTAGTCTCTATTTAACTTATACATTTTGTATGTtctcttaaattatttataaatatgtattagatacgttatttatttacatacctAGTAGtaaaaatcaattgtttattaTGATGTGCGTGCCTTTTAACGtaagtttattaataataattaatcctAAAAATGgcttaatttcaatttattatacatgaatatttcatattcattaattcattttgaaaatgtgaT
Coding sequences:
- the LOC130899457 gene encoding UPF0389 protein CG9231, with protein sequence MNSNIRAISSAGNFFLKKSISKVPNVFVRFQQNLESSHKVNNLERKFLVWTGKYKNVQEVPAFVSQSTMERCRNRMRIKIANYMMLATAIGCILMVYMGKKDAKKGITLSQQNREWHAQIKEEAEKTASK